A genomic stretch from Aquila chrysaetos chrysaetos chromosome 1, bAquChr1.4, whole genome shotgun sequence includes:
- the LRAT gene encoding lecithin retinol acyltransferase: MKNPVPQAASLLLEKLLLLVHVRPLPAGSGGEPPPPPPPPPPAAAPGYYDTSCFKRGDLLEVPRTLFIHFGIYLGENRVAHLMPDILPAFTGDRRQIQQVVTNKRLILGVITKTASIRVDTVEDFAYGGSILVNHMDRLFEDQVLGSEEAARRAEKLVGATAYSLLWNNCEHFVTYCRYGAPVSFQTDKFCETVKMIIRDQRSVLASVLVGLASIVCLGLAPSTTLPTIFIPFFLWMAG; this comes from the exons ATGAAGAACCCGGTGCCGCAGGCGGCCtcgctgctgctggagaagctgctgctcctCGTCCACGTCCGGCCCCTGCCCGCGGGCTCCGGCGGggaaccaccaccaccaccgccgccgccgccgccggcggccgcccccggctACTACGACACCAGCTGCTTCAAGCGGGGCGACCTGCTGGAGGTGCCCCGCACCCTCTTCATCCACTTCGGCATCTACCTGGGCGAGAACCGCGTCGCCCACCTGATGCCCGACATCCTGCCCGCCTTCACCGGCGACCGCCGGCAGATCCAGCAAGTGGTGACCAACAAGCGGCTCATCCTGGGCGTCATCACCAAAACGGCCAGCATCCGCGTGGACACGGTGGAGGACTTCGCCTACGGCGGCAGCATCCTGGTCAACCACATGGACCGGCTCTTCGAGGACCAGGTGCTGGGCAGCGAGGAGGCGGCCCGCCGGGCCGAGAAGCTGGTGGGCGCCACGGCCTACAGCCTGCTCTGGAACAACTGCGAGCACTTCGTCACCTACTGCCGATACGGAGCCCCGGTCAGCTTCCAGACCGACAAG ttcTGTGAGACTGTGAAGATGATTATTCGGGACCAGAGGAGTGTTCTTGCTTCAGTGCTTGTGGGATTAGCATCGATAGTCTGCCTAGGTTTGGCACCCTCCACCACGCTCCCCACTATCTTTATTCCATTCTTTCTGTGGATGGCTGGCTAA